Proteins encoded within one genomic window of Calderihabitans maritimus:
- the rnr gene encoding ribonuclease R, translated as MITKEEILAFMREKTYKPMTAEELVNALEVREIEHFLALLRELEQEGKIIFTRKKKYGLPEKMGLVVGRLHGHPKGFAFVIPDTPGMEDVYIGADGLNGAMHNDRVVARVHRRQVDGQQPEGEIIRILERANRFVVGTLERSRHFGFVVPDETRIAQDIFISRNDLNGARQNDKVVVEIVRWPEKRRNPEGKVVEILGRRGEPGVDIISIMRKYQLPEEFPLPVMKEAEKIPLTISEEDLQGRKDLRDWTIVTIDGEDAKDLDDAVSIQVLDNGNFLLGVHIADVSHYVKEGSELDREAYRRGTSVYLVDRVIPMLPPRLSNGICSLNAGEDRLTVTVLMEVDREGQVVRYDIFKSVIRVKERMTYTNVRKILLEEDPVLMERYGELIGSFRLMEQLCRILYRRRLERGAIDFDFPEVKVRLDEQGKPVELIRVERSIAEQIIEEFMVLANETVAEHFYWLEAPFVYRVHEKPDPEAVKQLNQFLKRFGYHVKGVENEIHPRAFQEVVEQVEGKPSARIINTVMLRSMKHARYASQCLGHFGLAAPYYCHFTSPIRRYPDLVIHRVIGEILNKGALSSRRKAKLERKMPDYAKQSSIRELVAEEAERETLDLKKVEYMQRHLGDVFPAVVSNVVPYGMFVEMENLVEGFVHVSTLTDDYYEYQEAEFCLLGQHTRKSYRIGDIVTVQVVRVDTEARRIDCELVSG; from the coding sequence TTGATTACCAAAGAAGAAATACTCGCCTTCATGCGGGAAAAAACTTACAAACCGATGACGGCAGAAGAACTGGTTAATGCCCTAGAGGTCCGCGAGATTGAACATTTCTTGGCCCTTCTGCGGGAATTGGAGCAGGAGGGTAAAATAATCTTTACGCGGAAAAAAAAGTATGGTTTGCCGGAGAAGATGGGCTTGGTGGTAGGGAGACTTCACGGACATCCGAAGGGGTTTGCTTTCGTTATTCCCGACACCCCGGGGATGGAGGACGTTTATATTGGTGCCGATGGTCTCAACGGAGCTATGCACAATGACCGGGTGGTGGCCCGTGTCCATCGGAGACAGGTTGATGGGCAGCAGCCGGAGGGAGAGATAATTCGTATTTTGGAAAGGGCCAACCGGTTTGTAGTAGGAACTCTGGAACGAAGCCGCCATTTTGGATTTGTAGTACCGGACGAAACCAGGATTGCTCAAGATATATTTATTTCCCGGAACGACCTTAATGGGGCGCGTCAAAACGATAAGGTGGTCGTGGAGATTGTTCGGTGGCCCGAAAAAAGACGCAACCCGGAAGGAAAAGTGGTTGAAATTCTGGGTCGCCGGGGAGAGCCAGGAGTAGATATTATATCCATAATGCGGAAATACCAGTTGCCGGAAGAATTTCCTCTACCGGTCATGAAGGAGGCGGAGAAGATACCCCTTACTATCTCCGAAGAGGATCTCCAAGGCCGGAAGGATTTACGGGATTGGACAATTGTGACTATTGACGGAGAAGATGCCAAGGATCTTGATGACGCAGTTTCCATACAAGTACTTGACAACGGCAACTTTCTGCTGGGCGTGCATATTGCCGATGTATCTCACTATGTTAAAGAAGGAAGTGAGTTGGACCGCGAGGCCTACCGGCGGGGAACCAGTGTTTATTTGGTCGACCGGGTGATTCCCATGTTACCTCCTCGGCTTTCCAATGGTATTTGCAGCCTAAACGCCGGAGAAGACCGGTTGACGGTAACGGTTCTCATGGAGGTTGACCGGGAGGGACAGGTAGTTCGCTATGATATTTTTAAGTCCGTAATCCGAGTTAAAGAGCGTATGACCTATACTAATGTAAGGAAAATACTACTGGAAGAAGATCCAGTATTGATGGAACGGTACGGGGAACTAATAGGTAGTTTTCGCCTGATGGAACAGCTCTGCCGGATTTTATACCGGCGGCGGCTCGAGAGAGGGGCTATTGATTTTGATTTTCCCGAAGTCAAAGTAAGGCTTGATGAACAGGGTAAGCCTGTGGAGCTTATTAGAGTGGAACGAAGCATTGCCGAACAGATTATTGAGGAATTTATGGTACTGGCTAACGAAACGGTGGCCGAACATTTTTACTGGCTGGAAGCTCCTTTTGTTTACCGGGTGCATGAGAAACCCGACCCAGAAGCTGTGAAGCAACTCAATCAATTCTTAAAAAGATTTGGTTACCACGTCAAGGGAGTCGAGAATGAAATACATCCGAGGGCTTTTCAGGAAGTGGTTGAGCAGGTAGAAGGGAAGCCTTCGGCCAGAATCATTAATACGGTAATGTTACGCTCCATGAAACATGCCCGTTACGCCTCGCAGTGCCTGGGGCATTTTGGACTGGCTGCTCCCTACTACTGTCACTTTACTTCCCCCATCCGGCGCTATCCGGACTTGGTTATCCACCGGGTGATCGGTGAGATATTGAATAAAGGAGCTCTTTCTTCTCGGCGCAAAGCCAAGCTGGAGAGAAAGATGCCGGATTATGCGAAGCAGTCTTCCATAAGGGAATTGGTGGCGGAAGAGGCGGAACGGGAAACCCTGGATTTGAAAAAAGTGGAATACATGCAGAGGCACCTGGGCGATGTTTTCCCGGCGGTAGTCAGCAACGTAGTCCCCTACGGTATGTTTGTGGAAATGGAAAACCTGGTGGAAGGTTTTGTCCATGTTTCTACCTTGACGGATGACTACTATGAATACCAGGAGGCGGAGTTTTGCTTGTTGGGGCAGCATACCAGGAAGAGCTATCGCATTGGAGATATAGTTACGGTACAGGTGGTGCGGGTGGATACCGAAGCCCGTAGGATAGATTGTGAGTTGGTTTCCGGCTAG